One Osmerus eperlanus chromosome 23, fOsmEpe2.1, whole genome shotgun sequence DNA segment encodes these proteins:
- the LOC134010021 gene encoding uncharacterized protein LOC134010021 isoform X1, with protein MFSVPTFYLCAWSISITAAGDTNEQHPKYLTVFENDNAALFKEARQSKDYEVYYAPLGIDGRRDATLGQMSCTHTQEQTNPWWRVDMLVPIAVAAVRITNRQDCCPERLDGAEIRIGNNPANNGNSNPRCALISHIAAEQTFQCGGMEGRYVNVIIPGELRYLTLCEVEVLTATPDYTILRGLQAAQSSLYFAGDSAGSAVNGVRTTVYPTSCTSTAQQTDPWWTADLGGLYRVTAVTITNRLDCCPERLDGAEIRVGYSLEDDGKNNPRCATVARIAAGESDHFLCVGMVGRYVTVVIPGPNRILTLCQMDVFGFPAVNVAPSGTASQSSSYVGSSSPQVAIDGDKKPVSCIQTSVEAAPWWRVDLGAGYRITAIGVTNRDTNPEWLDNAEICIGDTLDVLCQRRCAVISHIAAGQTQTFACDGMDGCYVTVSTPGDSRTLQICEVEIYGVTLDTFPSTTPPPTTTPTPPPPVTTPPPPPTPAPSASVQLGGRMVTLVGERLCWSDALFYCRDRDLDLLSLASEEEQRGLEALLGGVTFPLTPHLWLGLRRSLQGSDWFWMSGHQMTYMSWLRGSAPPAQVSRPCGAVANGMDFLWEDRPCKEPLNFLCFSGANDAGVTRVGFYSSYRN; from the exons ATGTTTTCCGTTCcaacattttatttatgtgcttGGTCCATTTCTATCACTGCAGCAGGTGATACAAATGAACAGCACCCGAAATATTTGACAGTATTTGAAAATG ACAACGCAGCCCTCTTCAAAGAGGCGAGGCAGTCAAAGGATTATGAGGTGTACTACGCTCCACTCGGCATTGACGGGAGGCGGGATGCGACCCTCGGACAGATGTCTTGCACCCACACCCAAGAGCAGACCAACCCCTGGTGGCGAGTGGACATGCTCGTCCCGATAGCGGTAGCCGCAGTACGCATCACCAACCGACAAGACTGCTGTCCAGAGAGGCTGGATGGCGCCGAGATCCGCATCGGTAACAACCCCGCAAATAACGGCAACAGTAACCCTCG ATGTGCGCTCATCTCCCACATTGCTGCTGAACAGACCTTCCAgtgtggggggatggagggccgCTACGTTAACGTCATCATCCCTGGGGAGTTGAGATATCTTACCCTGTGTGAGGTAGAGGTCCTGACTGCCACCCCAG ATTACACAATCCTCAGAGGATTACAGGCAGCGCAGTCTTCGCTTTACTTTGCGGGTGACTCTGCCGGAAGTGCCGTCAATGGTGTTCGCACCACCGTGTATCCAACCTCCTGCACCTCGACCGCTCAGCAGACTGACCCCTGGTGGACGGCCGACCTGGGGGGCCTCTACAGGGTCACCGCGGTAACCATCACCAACAGGTTGGACTGCTGCCCCGAGAGGCTGGACGGAGCGGAGATCCGCGTGGGCTACTCCCTGGAGGACGACGGCAAGAACAACCCCAG GTGTGCGACTGTTGCCAGGATCGCCGCGGGGGAGTCCGACCACTTTCTCTGCGTTGGCATGGTGGGGCGCTATGTCACCGTGGTGATACCAGGACCAAACAGAATTCTCACACTGTGTCAGATGGATGTGTTTGGATTTCCCGCAG tcaaCGTGGCACCGTCTGGAACGGCCAGTCAGTCTTCTTCGTATGTCGGTTCCAGCAGTCCCCAGGTCGCCATCGACGGGGACAAGAAACCTGTCTCCTGCATCCAGACTAGTGTTgaggctgccccctggtggagagTGGACCTAGGTGCAGGCTACAGAATCACCGCTATCGGTGTCACCAACAGAGACACGAATCCTGAGTGGTTAGACAACGCCGAGATTTGCATCGGTGACACCCTGGACGTCCTGTGCCAGAGAAG gtgtgcTGTTATCTCCCACATTGCAGCAGGACAGACGCAGACCTTTGCCTGTGATGGGATGGATGGTTGCTACGTAACAGTGTCCACCCCTGGGGACAGCCGTACTCTTCAGATCTGCGAGGTGGAGATCTACGGAGTGACTTTAG acacattccctagcactacccccccacccaccaccacccccacccctcctccccccgtcaccacccccccgccccctcccacccccgccCCTTCTGCGAGCGTGCAGCTGGGGGGCAGGATGGTGACgctggtgggagagaggctgtgctggTCGGACGCCCTGTTCTACTGCCGGGACCGCGACCTGGATCTCCTCAGCCTGGCCagcgaggaggagcagaggggcctggagGCGCTGCTGGGGGGGGTCACCTTCCCCCTCACCCCGCACCTGTGGCTGGGCCTGCGCag GAGCCTCCAGGGAAGCGACTGGTTCTGGATGAGCGGACACCAGATGACCTACATGAGCTGGCTAAGAGGCTCCGCCCCCCCCGCGCAGGTCTCCAGACCCTGCGGAGCCGTGGCCAATGGGATGGACTTCCTGTGGGAGGACCGCCCCTGCAAGGAGCCCCTCAACTTCCTGTGTTTCTCAG GCGCTAACGATGCAGGAGTCACCAGAGTCGGATTCTACAGCAGCTACAGAAACTGA
- the LOC134010021 gene encoding uncharacterized protein LOC134010021 isoform X2: protein MEGLLKALWCISVLYPFITTTSQTDNAALFKEARQSKDYEVYYAPLGIDGRRDATLGQMSCTHTQEQTNPWWRVDMLVPIAVAAVRITNRQDCCPERLDGAEIRIGNNPANNGNSNPRCALISHIAAEQTFQCGGMEGRYVNVIIPGELRYLTLCEVEVLTATPDYTILRGLQAAQSSLYFAGDSAGSAVNGVRTTVYPTSCTSTAQQTDPWWTADLGGLYRVTAVTITNRLDCCPERLDGAEIRVGYSLEDDGKNNPRCATVARIAAGESDHFLCVGMVGRYVTVVIPGPNRILTLCQMDVFGFPAVNVAPSGTASQSSSYVGSSSPQVAIDGDKKPVSCIQTSVEAAPWWRVDLGAGYRITAIGVTNRDTNPEWLDNAEICIGDTLDVLCQRRCAVISHIAAGQTQTFACDGMDGCYVTVSTPGDSRTLQICEVEIYGVTLDTFPSTTPPPTTTPTPPPPVTTPPPPPTPAPSASVQLGGRMVTLVGERLCWSDALFYCRDRDLDLLSLASEEEQRGLEALLGGVTFPLTPHLWLGLRRSLQGSDWFWMSGHQMTYMSWLRGSAPPAQVSRPCGAVANGMDFLWEDRPCKEPLNFLCFSGANDAGVTRVGFYSSYRN from the exons ATGGAAGGGCTTCTGAAAGCTCTGTGGTGCATCTCAG TTCTGTACCCTTTCATCACCACAACCAGCCAAACAG ACAACGCAGCCCTCTTCAAAGAGGCGAGGCAGTCAAAGGATTATGAGGTGTACTACGCTCCACTCGGCATTGACGGGAGGCGGGATGCGACCCTCGGACAGATGTCTTGCACCCACACCCAAGAGCAGACCAACCCCTGGTGGCGAGTGGACATGCTCGTCCCGATAGCGGTAGCCGCAGTACGCATCACCAACCGACAAGACTGCTGTCCAGAGAGGCTGGATGGCGCCGAGATCCGCATCGGTAACAACCCCGCAAATAACGGCAACAGTAACCCTCG ATGTGCGCTCATCTCCCACATTGCTGCTGAACAGACCTTCCAgtgtggggggatggagggccgCTACGTTAACGTCATCATCCCTGGGGAGTTGAGATATCTTACCCTGTGTGAGGTAGAGGTCCTGACTGCCACCCCAG ATTACACAATCCTCAGAGGATTACAGGCAGCGCAGTCTTCGCTTTACTTTGCGGGTGACTCTGCCGGAAGTGCCGTCAATGGTGTTCGCACCACCGTGTATCCAACCTCCTGCACCTCGACCGCTCAGCAGACTGACCCCTGGTGGACGGCCGACCTGGGGGGCCTCTACAGGGTCACCGCGGTAACCATCACCAACAGGTTGGACTGCTGCCCCGAGAGGCTGGACGGAGCGGAGATCCGCGTGGGCTACTCCCTGGAGGACGACGGCAAGAACAACCCCAG GTGTGCGACTGTTGCCAGGATCGCCGCGGGGGAGTCCGACCACTTTCTCTGCGTTGGCATGGTGGGGCGCTATGTCACCGTGGTGATACCAGGACCAAACAGAATTCTCACACTGTGTCAGATGGATGTGTTTGGATTTCCCGCAG tcaaCGTGGCACCGTCTGGAACGGCCAGTCAGTCTTCTTCGTATGTCGGTTCCAGCAGTCCCCAGGTCGCCATCGACGGGGACAAGAAACCTGTCTCCTGCATCCAGACTAGTGTTgaggctgccccctggtggagagTGGACCTAGGTGCAGGCTACAGAATCACCGCTATCGGTGTCACCAACAGAGACACGAATCCTGAGTGGTTAGACAACGCCGAGATTTGCATCGGTGACACCCTGGACGTCCTGTGCCAGAGAAG gtgtgcTGTTATCTCCCACATTGCAGCAGGACAGACGCAGACCTTTGCCTGTGATGGGATGGATGGTTGCTACGTAACAGTGTCCACCCCTGGGGACAGCCGTACTCTTCAGATCTGCGAGGTGGAGATCTACGGAGTGACTTTAG acacattccctagcactacccccccacccaccaccacccccacccctcctccccccgtcaccacccccccgccccctcccacccccgccCCTTCTGCGAGCGTGCAGCTGGGGGGCAGGATGGTGACgctggtgggagagaggctgtgctggTCGGACGCCCTGTTCTACTGCCGGGACCGCGACCTGGATCTCCTCAGCCTGGCCagcgaggaggagcagaggggcctggagGCGCTGCTGGGGGGGGTCACCTTCCCCCTCACCCCGCACCTGTGGCTGGGCCTGCGCag GAGCCTCCAGGGAAGCGACTGGTTCTGGATGAGCGGACACCAGATGACCTACATGAGCTGGCTAAGAGGCTCCGCCCCCCCCGCGCAGGTCTCCAGACCCTGCGGAGCCGTGGCCAATGGGATGGACTTCCTGTGGGAGGACCGCCCCTGCAAGGAGCCCCTCAACTTCCTGTGTTTCTCAG GCGCTAACGATGCAGGAGTCACCAGAGTCGGATTCTACAGCAGCTACAGAAACTGA